A DNA window from Maribellus comscasis contains the following coding sequences:
- the pdxH gene encoding pyridoxamine 5'-phosphate oxidase codes for MKIDSVRREYTYADLSRETISENPVAQFSIWLDEVVGTNTDDSTAMSLVTFGTDGFPQSRIVLLKYFDENGFIFFTNYNSEKGISIESNPAVGLHFYWPKLERQVRISGFASKTETNLSDKYFHSRPLMSQISAIISEQSTEIPSRKYLENQFEILQNQLQNGKPARPENWGGYRVKPEKFEFWQGRENRLHDRISYEKQGDVWLIKRLAP; via the coding sequence ATGAAAATCGATTCTGTTAGGAGAGAATATACATATGCCGATTTGTCGCGCGAAACAATAAGTGAAAATCCGGTTGCCCAATTTAGTATTTGGCTGGATGAAGTTGTAGGAACAAATACAGACGATTCAACTGCCATGTCGCTTGTTACTTTTGGGACAGATGGTTTTCCTCAGTCAAGAATTGTATTATTAAAATATTTCGACGAAAACGGATTTATTTTCTTTACCAACTACAACAGTGAAAAAGGTATTTCTATTGAAAGTAATCCTGCCGTTGGTCTCCACTTTTACTGGCCAAAGCTTGAAAGGCAGGTTCGAATTTCAGGATTTGCCTCAAAAACCGAAACAAATTTATCTGATAAATATTTTCATTCACGTCCGCTTATGAGTCAGATAAGCGCTATCATATCAGAACAGAGTACTGAAATTCCTTCAAGAAAATATTTAGAGAACCAATTTGAAATTTTACAAAATCAACTGCAAAACGGGAAACCAGCCCGACCTGAAAACTGGGGCGGTTACCGGGTAAAACCGGAGAAATTTGAATTTTGGCAGGGACGTGAAAACCGTCTTCACGACAGAATATCTTATGAAAAACAAGGAGATGTTTGGCTAATCAAACGACTTGCTCCTTAA
- a CDS encoding redoxin domain-containing protein, whose amino-acid sequence MKKLIGIFIMLLSVSVMAGNGEGKMDLGDKAALTHIKMLDVSGEKISLGEAQKDNGLVVIFSCNTCPFVKQWEDRYPEIKKWADKNDVGMIVLNSNYQNRDGVDSYEAMQKHAETKGYNFHYVVDEESQIANAFGGQTTPHVFLFDSNMELAYKGAIDDSYKSADEVKQAYLKDAIVSLASNEKIAVNETKPTGCSIKRKVQ is encoded by the coding sequence ATGAAAAAGTTGATTGGTATTTTTATCATGTTGTTGTCTGTCTCGGTAATGGCAGGGAATGGTGAAGGGAAGATGGATCTGGGAGATAAAGCGGCATTAACACACATAAAAATGCTTGATGTTTCCGGAGAGAAAATTTCTCTTGGCGAGGCTCAAAAGGATAATGGTTTAGTTGTAATATTTTCGTGTAACACGTGTCCGTTTGTAAAACAGTGGGAAGATCGTTACCCCGAAATTAAAAAGTGGGCTGACAAAAACGACGTAGGCATGATCGTGTTAAACTCAAATTATCAGAACCGCGACGGTGTTGACTCATACGAAGCAATGCAAAAGCATGCCGAAACCAAAGGTTACAATTTTCATTATGTAGTTGATGAAGAAAGTCAGATTGCAAATGCATTTGGCGGGCAAACTACACCACACGTATTTTTATTCGACAGTAATATGGAACTTGCCTACAAAGGTGCTATTGACGATAGTTACAAAAGTGCCGATGAAGTGAAACAGGCATATTTAAAAGATGCGATTGTTAGTCTGGCGAGTAATGAAAAAATTGCAGTAAACGAAACAAAACCCACAGGGTGCAGCATTAAAAGGAAGGTTCAATAA
- the rsmD gene encoding 16S rRNA (guanine(966)-N(2))-methyltransferase RsmD, with the protein MRIVGGKYKGRIFSPGKKMSGRPTTDIAKEGLFNILENRIDFSDKTVLDLFSGTGSMGYEFVSRGAQEVTFVEKNFHHYQFILGVIKKLQIDNVRAFKTDVFKFLFKFQGQFDIVFADPPFDLPQFTEVPAAVFSGNVLKNKGLFILEHPREYSFTSHPNFKEIRNYGKVNFSFFEA; encoded by the coding sequence ATGAGAATTGTTGGAGGAAAATATAAAGGCCGCATTTTTAGTCCGGGTAAAAAAATGAGTGGCCGGCCAACTACCGATATTGCTAAAGAAGGCTTGTTTAATATTCTGGAAAATCGTATTGACTTTTCAGATAAAACAGTACTCGATTTGTTTTCGGGGACCGGAAGCATGGGCTATGAGTTTGTTAGCCGTGGCGCACAAGAAGTAACCTTTGTTGAAAAAAATTTCCACCACTACCAGTTTATTTTAGGCGTTATAAAAAAACTACAAATTGATAATGTAAGAGCTTTTAAAACCGATGTTTTCAAGTTTCTGTTCAAATTCCAGGGGCAATTTGATATCGTTTTTGCAGATCCTCCTTTCGACCTGCCCCAATTTACAGAGGTCCCTGCTGCCGTTTTTTCCGGGAATGTTTTAAAAAACAAGGGCCTGTTTATACTGGAACATCCCAGGGAATATAGCTTCACTTCTCACCCTAATTTCAAAGAAATCAGAAATTATGGAAAAGTAAATTTTAGTTTTTTCGAAGCATAA
- a CDS encoding DUF3822 family protein produces MNIVADELFDKENSQEYLLSIQISLGGFSFIVVSVKENRLLAWKNTPLTITSVQFLQKRFQEWLDMEEVPKKTYQKIHLIFDTREFVPVPEKYYEEQESKKLVESVFELSNSEIEISENQVNVHDLRLLFTLPKDFKGYLSEQFPDSEIFHPLTICIENLPQISADRNGLIILFSSGYFYLVLFREQKLLLANSYNLSHKNDIIFYTLSTTKQYHFSPTKTDVFIAGDIYGGEETILEIKKYFISTQELKPAKNIEINTEIFKTQEYSLYNLLNSVL; encoded by the coding sequence ATGAATATTGTAGCTGACGAATTATTTGATAAAGAAAATTCTCAAGAATATTTATTATCCATCCAGATAAGTCTGGGTGGATTTTCTTTTATAGTAGTTTCTGTAAAAGAAAACCGATTACTCGCCTGGAAAAATACCCCCTTAACCATTACCAGTGTACAGTTTTTACAAAAAAGATTTCAGGAATGGCTGGATATGGAAGAAGTTCCGAAAAAAACGTATCAAAAAATTCATTTAATTTTTGATACAAGGGAGTTTGTTCCGGTTCCTGAAAAATATTATGAAGAACAGGAAAGCAAAAAATTGGTTGAGTCCGTTTTTGAATTGAGTAACAGTGAGATTGAAATATCGGAAAACCAGGTTAATGTACACGATTTAAGATTGCTTTTTACCCTTCCGAAAGATTTTAAAGGCTATTTATCTGAACAATTCCCTGATTCAGAAATATTCCATCCCTTAACAATATGTATTGAAAATTTGCCACAAATCAGTGCAGACAGAAATGGATTGATCATCCTTTTTAGTTCCGGTTATTTTTATCTGGTTCTATTCCGGGAACAAAAACTGTTGCTGGCAAACAGCTACAACCTTTCACATAAAAATGATATTATATTTTACACGCTTTCTACAACAAAACAATATCATTTTAGCCCAACAAAAACAGATGTTTTTATAGCCGGTGATATATATGGTGGCGAAGAGACAATTTTGGAAATCAAAAAATATTTTATATCAACCCAAGAACTAAAACCTGCAAAAAATATTGAAATTAACACAGAAATATTTAAGACTCAGGAATACAGTTTATACAACCTGCTAAACTCTGTATTATGA
- a CDS encoding ATP-dependent DNA helicase, producing the protein MIKNHLQALLTQNLQFSPTSCQIRLIEGLADYISSDRPDEIMLIKGYAGTGKTTMINALAQALNLLKIRTVLMAPTGRAAKVIAGYTGKSAFTIHKKIYRQKSSADGMGNFVLDKNLYKNTYFIVDESSMISDQPGDSSVFGSGRLLDDLLEYVYSGENCRLVLVGDTAQLPPVGVNISPALDALQLENYGFSVKEYELTEVVRQESDSGVLFNATKMRRLIAADEQAPGFLEIKLESFSDIDRIGGGELIEKIGTCYDKYGFFETTVVTRSNKRANLYNKGIRGSILYKENEIEQGDLLMIVKNNYFWAGEGAELDFIANGDIAEIEKIYSYEELYGFRFANVNLRFVDYENVELDCKIFLETLAIETASFSQERNRELFEAVSEDYPDIRNKRERWKKIKENPYFNALQVKYAYALTCHKAQGGQWKAVFVDHGYLVEDMLDKEYYRWLYTAFTRPTEKLFLVNFNKNFFESAGTEL; encoded by the coding sequence ATGATAAAAAATCATTTGCAGGCTTTATTAACCCAAAACCTTCAATTCTCTCCAACTTCCTGTCAGATAAGGCTAATAGAAGGTTTGGCAGACTATATTTCTTCAGACAGGCCTGATGAAATAATGTTAATAAAAGGATATGCCGGAACCGGAAAGACAACCATGATAAATGCCTTGGCTCAGGCGCTGAATTTATTGAAAATAAGAACGGTTTTAATGGCTCCAACAGGTCGTGCTGCAAAAGTCATTGCCGGCTACACAGGGAAAAGTGCATTTACCATTCACAAAAAAATTTACAGGCAAAAATCTTCTGCTGACGGAATGGGAAATTTTGTTCTTGACAAAAATTTATATAAAAATACCTATTTTATTGTAGATGAGTCTTCTATGATTTCCGATCAGCCGGGCGACAGTTCGGTTTTTGGAAGTGGCAGGTTACTTGATGATTTGCTTGAGTATGTTTATTCGGGCGAAAATTGTCGCTTGGTTTTGGTTGGAGATACCGCGCAACTTCCTCCGGTGGGCGTAAATATCAGTCCGGCTTTGGATGCCTTACAACTGGAAAATTACGGGTTTTCAGTAAAAGAATATGAGTTAACTGAAGTTGTTCGGCAGGAGTCGGATTCCGGAGTTTTATTTAATGCAACGAAAATGCGGCGGCTGATTGCAGCAGATGAACAAGCCCCCGGATTTCTAGAGATTAAATTGGAGTCGTTTTCTGACATAGATAGAATTGGCGGAGGCGAGTTGATTGAAAAGATCGGTACCTGTTACGACAAATATGGCTTTTTTGAAACTACGGTGGTTACGCGTTCGAATAAAAGGGCCAATTTGTATAATAAAGGAATCAGGGGATCGATTCTATATAAAGAAAATGAGATTGAACAAGGTGACCTTTTAATGATAGTTAAAAATAATTATTTCTGGGCCGGAGAAGGTGCTGAACTTGATTTTATTGCCAACGGCGATATCGCGGAAATTGAAAAGATATACAGCTATGAAGAATTATACGGATTTCGTTTTGCAAACGTAAACCTCCGGTTTGTAGATTACGAAAATGTTGAACTGGATTGTAAGATTTTTTTGGAAACCCTTGCTATTGAAACTGCCTCGTTTTCGCAAGAGAGAAATCGTGAACTTTTTGAAGCTGTATCAGAAGATTATCCGGATATCAGGAACAAAAGGGAACGTTGGAAAAAAATAAAAGAAAACCCCTATTTTAATGCTCTTCAGGTAAAATATGCTTACGCTTTAACTTGTCATAAAGCCCAGGGAGGACAGTGGAAAGCGGTTTTTGTGGATCATGGCTATTTGGTTGAAGATATGCTCGACAAAGAATATTATCGTTGGTTGTATACAGCATTTACGCGACCGACCGAAAAGCTTTTTCTTGTAAATTTTAATAAGAACTTTTTTGAAAGCGCAGGAACGGAGCTCTGA
- a CDS encoding ribonuclease Z has protein sequence MKTETPFELTILGSSSALPTSDRYPTAQVLRVPGRFFLIDCGEGTQIQIRRQKISFSKINHIFISHLHGDHFYGLIGLLSTLNLLGLKKDIHIYSPSELKTLIQPQLDHLKADLQFKVIFHPLNFKKPQKIYSDKKVEVFSFPLKHSSPVCGFLFKEIPKQRNIKKEFIKQYNIPVAEIKNIKTGADFKTTDGKVIPNAELTTLPPRPRSYAFCTDTVFLPEITEIIQNVDLLYHEATFTESMKDWAKKTLHSTAKEAAEIARLAKAGKLIIGHFSARYKTVSEFKKEAKSVFENTETATDGNTYKVEQH, from the coding sequence GTGAAAACAGAAACGCCTTTTGAATTAACCATACTCGGAAGTAGTTCTGCATTACCAACATCTGACAGATATCCAACCGCCCAGGTACTTCGTGTACCTGGGCGATTTTTTTTAATCGACTGTGGAGAAGGAACACAAATCCAAATCCGTCGGCAAAAAATCAGCTTTAGCAAAATCAACCACATCTTTATATCCCACCTTCACGGTGACCATTTTTACGGGCTGATAGGTTTACTGTCAACCCTTAATCTGCTTGGTTTAAAAAAGGACATTCACATTTATTCGCCATCCGAACTCAAAACCCTTATTCAGCCTCAGCTCGATCACCTAAAAGCCGATTTACAGTTTAAAGTCATTTTTCATCCGCTAAATTTTAAAAAGCCACAAAAAATTTATTCCGATAAAAAAGTTGAAGTTTTTTCATTTCCACTGAAACACAGCAGTCCGGTTTGCGGTTTTCTTTTTAAAGAAATACCGAAACAGCGCAACATAAAAAAGGAATTTATAAAACAATACAATATTCCTGTTGCAGAAATAAAAAACATAAAAACCGGGGCTGATTTCAAAACCACAGATGGTAAAGTTATTCCAAACGCTGAATTAACTACTTTGCCACCCAGACCCCGTTCATACGCCTTTTGTACCGATACTGTTTTCCTCCCGGAAATAACAGAAATAATCCAAAATGTAGATTTATTATACCACGAGGCGACATTTACTGAAAGCATGAAAGACTGGGCAAAAAAAACGTTGCATTCAACAGCAAAAGAAGCAGCAGAAATTGCCAGACTTGCCAAAGCAGGCAAACTAATCATCGGGCATTTTTCGGCTCGCTACAAAACCGTTTCAGAATTTAAGAAAGAAGCAAAATCAGTATTTGAAAATACTGAAACAGCCACTGATGGAAATACCTACAAGGTAGAACAACACTAA
- a CDS encoding STAS domain-containing protein, translating to MTFEILKKGNYTLVKVNSDRLDTNNAPDLKSELIVINNGGEKNIVLDLSSVNYCDSSGLRAVLVANRLCEDAIGTFVLCGLQPDVENLVKISMLHTVLLITKNIEEAESLLEKKESL from the coding sequence ATGACGTTCGAAATTCTAAAAAAGGGAAATTATACCTTGGTTAAGGTAAATTCCGACAGATTAGATACAAATAATGCTCCTGATCTTAAGTCAGAATTGATTGTTATCAATAATGGGGGTGAAAAGAACATAGTTCTTGACTTAAGCAGTGTAAATTACTGCGATTCTTCCGGTTTAAGAGCTGTTTTAGTTGCTAACCGGCTCTGTGAAGATGCAATCGGCACATTTGTTCTTTGCGGTCTCCAGCCCGATGTGGAAAACCTGGTAAAGATATCAATGCTTCATACGGTTCTTTTGATAACCAAAAACATCGAAGAAGCTGAGAGTCTACTGGAGAAAAAGGAAAGTCTGTGA
- the rpsA gene encoding 30S ribosomal protein S1: MTEKKNENLEQEEVKQEAAAPVQEEKKVSEETTEETPKETAAEEKAETQEVAEEKAAAEEVAETKVEEATTEEKTEAKEEEKTEEASAEEEKEVEEVVAEETNAEPEEFDWASLESGVDAYSEKERNKLEDLYNDTLNTVTEKEVLEGTVISLNKREVVVDIGYKSDGIVSLNEFRYNPELKVGDKVDVYIESLEDKKGQMILSHKKARATRSWERVNESLENDEIIKGYIKCRTKGGMIVDVFGIEAFLPGSQIDVKPIRDYDVFVGKTMEFKVVKINHEYRNVVVSHKALIEAELEQQKKEIIAKLEKGQVLEGTVKNVTSYGVFMDLGGVDGLIHITDLSWGRISHPSEIVELDQKLNVVILDFDDDKKRIALGLKQLTPHPWDKLDENLKVGDTVKGKVVVIADYGAFVEIAPGVEGLIHVSEMSWSQHLRSAQDFLSVGDEVEAQILTLDREERKMSLGIKQLKEDPWENIDTQFGVGSKHKATVRNFTNFGVFVEITEGVDGLIHISDLSWTKKIKHPSEFTAVGEEIEVVVLDIDKENRRLSLGHKQLEENPWDVFETIFTADSIHEGTVVELMDKGAVIALPYGVEGFATPRHLVKEDGSSVKQDEKLDFKVIEFNKSAKRIIVSHSRVYEDVKRAEENAKRKTQGRSNKKAVKSVNDNIEKTTLGDISELAALKSQMEADEKKDK; encoded by the coding sequence ATGACTGAAAAGAAAAATGAAAATCTTGAACAGGAAGAGGTAAAACAAGAAGCCGCTGCTCCGGTTCAGGAAGAAAAAAAAGTTTCGGAAGAAACAACCGAAGAAACCCCTAAAGAAACAGCTGCCGAAGAAAAGGCAGAAACGCAAGAAGTTGCTGAAGAAAAAGCAGCAGCCGAAGAAGTAGCTGAAACAAAAGTTGAAGAAGCTACTACTGAAGAAAAAACTGAAGCCAAAGAAGAAGAAAAAACTGAAGAAGCATCTGCTGAGGAAGAAAAAGAAGTGGAAGAAGTAGTTGCAGAAGAGACAAATGCTGAACCTGAAGAATTTGACTGGGCAAGCCTCGAAAGTGGTGTTGATGCTTATTCGGAAAAAGAAAGAAATAAGCTTGAAGATCTTTACAACGACACCTTAAATACAGTTACAGAAAAAGAAGTTTTGGAAGGAACTGTAATTTCGTTAAACAAACGAGAAGTTGTTGTTGACATAGGTTATAAATCAGACGGTATTGTTAGTTTGAACGAATTCCGTTACAATCCGGAACTGAAAGTAGGCGACAAAGTAGATGTTTACATCGAAAGTCTGGAAGATAAAAAAGGTCAGATGATCCTGTCGCACAAAAAAGCGCGTGCTACCCGTTCGTGGGAGCGTGTTAATGAATCGCTTGAAAACGACGAAATCATCAAGGGATACATCAAATGCCGCACTAAAGGTGGTATGATTGTGGATGTATTTGGTATTGAAGCATTCTTGCCAGGTTCACAGATTGATGTTAAACCCATTCGAGATTACGATGTATTTGTGGGCAAAACCATGGAATTTAAAGTGGTTAAAATCAATCACGAATACCGTAATGTTGTTGTTTCACACAAAGCACTTATTGAAGCTGAACTGGAACAACAGAAGAAAGAAATTATTGCTAAACTTGAAAAAGGACAGGTACTGGAAGGAACTGTTAAAAACGTTACATCTTACGGTGTATTCATGGACCTTGGTGGCGTTGACGGCCTGATTCACATTACCGACCTTTCATGGGGACGTATTTCACACCCGAGCGAAATTGTTGAATTGGATCAGAAACTAAATGTAGTTATTCTTGATTTTGATGATGACAAAAAACGTATCGCTCTTGGATTGAAACAATTGACTCCTCACCCATGGGATAAACTGGATGAAAATCTTAAAGTTGGCGACACAGTTAAAGGAAAAGTGGTTGTGATTGCTGACTACGGTGCTTTTGTTGAAATTGCTCCGGGAGTAGAAGGTTTGATTCACGTTTCAGAAATGTCGTGGAGCCAGCATTTACGCAGTGCACAGGATTTCTTAAGTGTAGGCGACGAAGTTGAAGCTCAAATCCTTACACTCGACCGTGAAGAACGCAAAATGTCGCTCGGTATTAAACAACTGAAAGAAGATCCATGGGAAAACATTGATACCCAATTTGGTGTGGGAAGCAAACACAAAGCAACCGTACGTAACTTTACCAACTTTGGTGTATTTGTAGAAATTACCGAAGGCGTTGACGGATTAATCCATATCTCAGATTTGAGCTGGACGAAAAAAATCAAACATCCGTCGGAATTTACTGCAGTTGGTGAAGAAATAGAAGTTGTTGTTCTCGATATTGACAAAGAAAACCGTCGTTTGAGCCTAGGACACAAACAACTGGAAGAAAATCCATGGGATGTGTTTGAAACCATTTTCACTGCTGATTCAATTCACGAAGGAACCGTAGTTGAGTTGATGGACAAAGGTGCTGTTATCGCTCTTCCTTACGGTGTTGAAGGTTTTGCTACTCCACGTCACCTTGTAAAAGAAGATGGTTCTTCTGTAAAACAAGATGAAAAACTGGATTTCAAAGTCATCGAATTCAACAAATCAGCCAAAAGAATTATTGTTTCTCACTCGCGAGTTTACGAAGATGTTAAACGTGCCGAAGAAAATGCAAAACGTAAAACGCAAGGACGTTCCAACAAAAAAGCAGTTAAATCGGTTAACGACAATATCGAAAAGACTACTTTGGGAGACATCAGCGAATTGGCTGCTTTGAAATCGCAGATGGAAGCTGACGAGAAAAAAGATAAATAA
- the rfbA gene encoding glucose-1-phosphate thymidylyltransferase RfbA: protein MKGIILAGGAGTRLYPITRSISKQIIPVYDKPMIYYPLSVLMLAGIRDILIISTPTDIGLYENLLENGEQLGLKISYKIQPSPDGLAQAFILGEEFIGDDSVCMILGDNIFYGYNFRSILEDAASLKDGAYVFGYYVNDPERYGVVEFDETGKVITIEEKPEKPKSNYAVTGLYFYSNDVVQKAKSLKPSKRGELEITDLNRLYLEENRLNTKLLGRGFAWLDTGTHDSLLQASNFIATIEQRQGLKVSCIEEIAYKKGFIDKEQLIKLAQPLSKNQYGEYLLRLAEKQIFSF from the coding sequence ATGAAAGGTATTATTCTTGCCGGAGGTGCCGGAACCAGGCTCTATCCGATTACACGTTCAATTTCAAAACAAATAATTCCGGTTTACGACAAACCCATGATTTATTATCCGCTGTCGGTTTTAATGCTTGCCGGGATTAGAGATATTTTAATAATATCAACTCCCACCGACATCGGCTTATATGAAAATCTTTTGGAAAACGGGGAACAACTCGGATTAAAAATATCATATAAAATACAGCCTTCACCAGATGGACTGGCGCAAGCTTTTATTTTAGGCGAAGAGTTTATTGGCGACGACAGTGTTTGTATGATTTTAGGTGATAATATCTTCTATGGTTATAATTTCAGAAGTATTTTGGAAGATGCCGCTTCGTTGAAGGATGGTGCCTATGTTTTTGGTTATTATGTGAACGACCCGGAAAGATATGGTGTTGTGGAGTTTGATGAAACCGGTAAAGTAATTACAATTGAAGAAAAGCCGGAAAAACCAAAATCGAATTACGCGGTAACCGGGCTTTATTTTTATTCCAACGACGTGGTTCAGAAAGCAAAAAGTTTAAAACCATCAAAAAGGGGGGAGCTCGAAATTACAGATCTAAACCGTTTATATCTTGAAGAAAACAGGTTGAACACTAAATTATTGGGCCGGGGCTTTGCCTGGCTTGATACGGGAACACACGATAGCTTGTTACAAGCCTCTAATTTTATTGCTACAATCGAGCAGCGTCAGGGATTAAAGGTTTCCTGTATTGAAGAAATTGCTTATAAAAAAGGTTTTATTGATAAGGAACAGTTAATAAAGCTTGCTCAGCCTCTGAGTAAAAATCAGTATGGAGAATATTTATTACGTTTGGCAGAAAAACAAATATTTTCTTTTTAA
- the rfbC gene encoding dTDP-4-dehydrorhamnose 3,5-epimerase, giving the protein MKITETPIPGLFVVEPRVFEDSRGYFYESYHKERYFQNQMGAEFIQDNESKSVRGVVRGLHYQLAPFAQSKLVRVVQGSVYDVAVDLRKGSPTFGEWFGLELNEAEKKQLFIPRGFAHGFSVLSETAVFSYKCDNVYNKDSERSININDPKLNIDWEIKTSEQIVSEKDQVAPFFDAAEMNFNF; this is encoded by the coding sequence ATGAAAATTACAGAAACACCGATACCGGGGCTGTTTGTTGTTGAGCCACGGGTTTTTGAAGATTCCAGAGGCTATTTTTATGAATCGTACCATAAAGAACGATATTTTCAGAACCAGATGGGAGCAGAATTTATTCAGGACAATGAATCAAAATCTGTTCGCGGTGTGGTTCGCGGACTACATTATCAGCTTGCTCCTTTTGCTCAGTCAAAATTAGTTCGGGTTGTTCAGGGAAGTGTTTACGACGTGGCCGTAGACTTACGAAAAGGTTCTCCAACATTTGGCGAATGGTTTGGGCTGGAACTTAACGAAGCCGAAAAGAAACAACTGTTTATTCCCCGGGGATTTGCTCACGGTTTTTCAGTTTTGAGTGAAACGGCAGTCTTTTCTTATAAGTGTGATAACGTGTATAACAAGGATTCGGAAAGATCGATTAATATAAATGACCCGAAATTGAACATCGACTGGGAGATCAAAACTTCTGAACAAATTGTTTCGGAGAAGGATCAAGTCGCTCCGTTTTTTGATGCTGCTGAAATGAATTTTAATTTTTGA
- the rfbD gene encoding dTDP-4-dehydrorhamnose reductase produces MKILITGAYGQLGNEIKVLSEKYSAWEFIFTDVDSLDITNKNAVADFFQKTKPDFIVNCAAYTAVDRAETEVETATKINATAPGILANAASEISAKIIHISTDYVFSGEAFLPLSEEEPVKPTGIYGKTKLEGEKNCIKENPESVIIRTSWLYSAFGNNFVKTMLRLGKERDALKVVFDQIGTPTYAGDLAAAILSIIEIAETEPVNFVSGIYHYSNEGVASWFDFSKAVFEISGLNCKVSPVLSKEFPTPAKRPSYSVLNKSKIRNTFALEIPYWKDSLEVCMNKIEK; encoded by the coding sequence ATGAAAATTTTAATTACCGGTGCCTACGGACAGCTTGGAAATGAAATAAAAGTACTGTCAGAAAAATATTCAGCATGGGAATTTATATTTACCGATGTTGATTCCTTAGACATTACCAATAAAAATGCAGTTGCTGATTTTTTTCAAAAAACAAAGCCTGATTTTATTGTAAACTGTGCGGCGTATACCGCGGTTGATCGGGCCGAAACAGAGGTTGAAACGGCAACAAAAATAAATGCAACAGCACCGGGTATTCTTGCCAATGCCGCCAGTGAAATTTCTGCGAAGATAATTCATATCTCTACTGATTATGTTTTTTCGGGCGAAGCTTTTCTTCCACTTAGCGAAGAAGAGCCGGTTAAACCAACCGGTATTTACGGAAAAACAAAATTGGAAGGTGAAAAAAATTGTATAAAAGAGAATCCGGAATCTGTTATTATCCGTACTTCTTGGTTGTACTCGGCGTTTGGAAATAATTTTGTAAAAACAATGCTTCGGCTGGGCAAAGAGCGCGATGCTTTAAAAGTGGTTTTTGATCAGATTGGAACGCCAACCTATGCTGGAGATTTGGCAGCTGCAATTCTGTCGATTATCGAAATCGCAGAAACAGAGCCTGTAAATTTTGTGTCGGGAATTTATCATTATTCAAATGAAGGAGTGGCAAGTTGGTTTGATTTTTCAAAAGCAGTATTTGAAATTTCAGGCTTAAATTGTAAGGTTTCTCCTGTTCTTTCAAAAGAATTTCCAACCCCGGCGAAGCGTCCGAGTTACAGTGTGCTGAATAAGTCGAAAATTAGAAATACCTTTGCACTGGAAATTCCTTACTGGAAGGATAGTTTGGAAGTTTGTATGAATAAAATAGAAAAATAA